The DNA sequence GTGTTTCACGTGAAACTACGTCGCCCCGCACGCCGGGCCACACTCGTTGTCCATGTCGCCGCCTCGGCCGGCTGGCTCGGGCTCACCCTCGGGCTGCTCGCACTCGCCACGGCTGCGATCACCACGGATTCCCATCCGACCATTGACGCTTCCGTCCGCGCGATGAAGGTCTTCACCGACTGGCTCGTACTCCCCTTGGCGCTGCTCACCCTGCTGAGCGGTCTGCTGCTCTCGCTCGGCACGTCCTGGGGTCTCGCCCGCCATCGCTGGGTGTACACGAAGTTCTGGCTGACACTGGCGACGACGGTCGCGTCGGCCTTCGCGCTGCGGCCAGGGATCAACGAAGCGGCCGCGACCGTGTCCGCGGGGGACGCACCGGCCAGTTCGACCGACCTCATCATGGGGCCGATCGTCTCCCTCAGCGCCTACCTCTTCATGACGGTCATCTCCGTGCTCAAGCCCTGGGGACAGACCCGGCGCGGCCGTCGCCTCCGCGCCGCTCACCAGCGTGGTCAGAGACAACTCGCCGAAAAGCAGAGTGCTTCTCCCCACAAAGAGGTGGACGCCGAGGTCATGCGTCAGACAGCCTGACCCGCGTGTCGACACCTACCCTCTCCGCACTGCCCATCCGCAAGCTCACCCCCCGCGACCTCACCGCCTGCGCCGATCTGTCCGAGGACCGCGGCTGGCCCCGCGAGGAACACAAATGGGGGCTGCTCCTCTCGGCCGGAACGGGCTACGGCATCGACGACCCCGACCGCCCCGGCCTCGTCGCCGCGTGCGTCGTGACGCAGTACGGACCGTACGAAAACCCAGGACTCTCGGCGATCGGCATGGTGCTGGTCGCCGAACGGCACGCCCGCAAAGGCATCGGCCGCCATCTGATGCGCTACGTCGTCGAGGCCGCGGGCACCACCCCGCTGACCCTGCACGCGACGCCCAACGGCCGTCCCCTCTATGAACAGCTCGGCTTCAAGACGATCGGCCGGGCCGAGATGGTCCGCGGCCGCTTCGCCGCCGAAGGCCCGGAGGGCGAGGTACCGGGCATCGTCACCCGGGCGGCGGCCGCGGAGGACCTGCCCACCCTGATCCGGCTCGACACAGAGGTCTTCGGGCTCGACCGCACCCCCATCCTCACCCGCCTCCCGGCCTTCACCGACCTGCTGCGGGTCGCGGAGGCGGACGGCGAGATCGTCGGCTACGCGGGGGCCTGGCCGAACATGGAGACCCACGTCGTCGGCCCGCTGATCGCCAGGGACACGGACACGGCCAAGGCGCTCATCGCCTCACTCGGCGCCCGGACCGACCGCCCGCTGCGCACGGACATCGACGTCCGCCACGAGGAACTGCTCGCATGGGTCAAGGCGCGTGGCCTGGAGTCGGTCGCCTTCAACTCCGTGATGGCGTACGGGATTCCGGAGCTGGGCGGCGACTGGACGCGCCGATTCGCTCCGCTGACGGTGGCGGCAGGCTGACCACACGCAGAGCCGCCTCCACGCGAAAGCCCGCCCTCACGTGCCGTGACTCTTCCGGCAGTGAGGGCGGGCTTCTGCATGGCCCAGAGAGGGCCCATGGGGGAGCTAGGCGAGGGACTCCACGGCCGTCGTCGCGAATCCGTGGTCCTGCTCCGGGGCGCCACCGCCGACACCGATGGCACCGATGAGACGGCCGTCGCGGTGGACGGGCAGGCCGCCCGCGATAAACAGCATCGGCCGGTCGAGGGCCGTCGGCAGCGTGTGGAAGAGGCCGCCGGGCTGGACGGCGTCGACGAGGTCTGCGGTCGGGGCGTTCAACTGGAGCGCGGTGTACGCCTTGCGGGTGCTGGTCTCGCCGGAGATCAGCACCGCCCGGTCGTCGCGCCGGAAGGCGAGCAGATGGCCACCGGCGTCGAGGACGGTGACGCTGACCGTGACTCCGGCGGCGTCGGCGGCACGGTGCGCGGCGCTCACGAGGGCCTCGGCGTCGGCGATGGTCAGCGGGGCGACGGCGGTGGGGGCGGGGGTGGTGCTCACGAGGGGTCTCTCCTTGGCGGAACGGTGTTTCGGTGATGCCCCTCGCCCCGGGCCGGGGGAAGCCGGGGCGAGGGAGACTTGGGGTCAGCGGTGGGCAGCGACCGCCGGCTCGGGCATGGGCGTGGCGCCCGTGACGACCTTGGTGGGCGCGGGGGACCGGCGTTCCAGAGCGGCCGACAGGAAGGCGAGGACGAGGGCGGACGCGGCGAGCACCGCGCCGACCCAGTTCGGGGCGGTGTAGCCGAAGCCCGCGGAGATGACGATCCCGCCGAACCAGGCCGCCAGGGCGTTGCCCAGGTTGAAGGCGCCGATGTTGACGGCGGAAGCGAGCGTGGGGGCTCCGGAGGCCTGGTCGAGGACCCGCTTCTGCAGCGGCGGCACCGTGGCGAAGCCCAGCGCGCCGATCAGGACGATGGTCACCGCAGAGGCGATCTTGTTGTGCGCAGTGAGCGTGAAGACGGCGAGGACCAGGGCCAGAGCACCGAGCGAGACGTACAGCATGGGCATCAGGGCGCGGTCCGCGAACCGGCCGCCGATCAGATTGCCGGCGACCATGCCGAGACCGAAGAGGACGAGCAGCCAGGTCACCGAGGACTCCGAGTAGCCGGCGACCTCCGTCATCATCGGCGTGATGTAGGTGATGGCCGCGAACACGCCGCCGAAGCCGAGGACGGTCATCGCCATGGCGAGCAGCACCTGCACATTGCGGAACGCGCTGATCTCGTGGCGCAGGCTCACGCCTTCGGGCTTGGGCAGGTCCGGCACGAGCTTGGCGACACCGACGAGGCCGACCACGCCCAGGGCGGCGACGATGACGAAGGTGAACCGCCAGCCGATGGCCTGGCCGACGAACGTACCGAGCGGGACGCCGACCACGTTGGCCACGGTCAGGCCCGAGAACATGGTGGCGATCGCCCCGGCCTTCTTCTCGGGGGCGACCAGCTCGGCCGCGACGACCGAGCCGATGCCGAAGAAGGCACCGTGGGCGAGGGAGGCGACGACGCGTCCGGCGACCATCACGCCGAAGGCCGGTGCGACGGCCGAGAGCAGATTGCCCGCGATGAACAGGCCCATCAGCAGCATCAGCATCCGCTTGCGCGAGATGCGGGTGCCGAGGGCGGTCATCAGCGGGGCACCGAGCACGACGCCCAGGGCGTAGCCGGTCACGAGGAACCCTGCGGTCGGGATGGAGACGTCGAAGTCACCCGCGACCTCGGGAAGCAGTCCCATGATCACGAACTCGGTGGTCCCGATTCCGAAGGCCCCGATCGCCAGGGCCAGAAGCGCGAGAGGCATGGAGCTACCTTCCAAACGATTGCGGGAGCACTTAACGTGCGTCCACAATAGTTGCAGACGCGGGATAATTGCAAGCGCTGGATATTGCAGCGGTGGACTATCCTGGACGCAGCCGCTCCGGGACGCAGGAAGAC is a window from the Streptomyces spectabilis genome containing:
- a CDS encoding DUF2269 domain-containing protein — translated: MKLRRPARRATLVVHVAASAGWLGLTLGLLALATAAITTDSHPTIDASVRAMKVFTDWLVLPLALLTLLSGLLLSLGTSWGLARHRWVYTKFWLTLATTVASAFALRPGINEAAATVSAGDAPASSTDLIMGPIVSLSAYLFMTVISVLKPWGQTRRGRRLRAAHQRGQRQLAEKQSASPHKEVDAEVMRQTA
- a CDS encoding GNAT family N-acetyltransferase, with protein sequence MSTPTLSALPIRKLTPRDLTACADLSEDRGWPREEHKWGLLLSAGTGYGIDDPDRPGLVAACVVTQYGPYENPGLSAIGMVLVAERHARKGIGRHLMRYVVEAAGTTPLTLHATPNGRPLYEQLGFKTIGRAEMVRGRFAAEGPEGEVPGIVTRAAAAEDLPTLIRLDTEVFGLDRTPILTRLPAFTDLLRVAEADGEIVGYAGAWPNMETHVVGPLIARDTDTAKALIASLGARTDRPLRTDIDVRHEELLAWVKARGLESVAFNSVMAYGIPELGGDWTRRFAPLTVAAG
- a CDS encoding GlcG/HbpS family heme-binding protein is translated as MSTTPAPTAVAPLTIADAEALVSAAHRAADAAGVTVSVTVLDAGGHLLAFRRDDRAVLISGETSTRKAYTALQLNAPTADLVDAVQPGGLFHTLPTALDRPMLFIAGGLPVHRDGRLIGAIGVGGGAPEQDHGFATTAVESLA
- a CDS encoding MFS transporter, with the protein product MPLALLALAIGAFGIGTTEFVIMGLLPEVAGDFDVSIPTAGFLVTGYALGVVLGAPLMTALGTRISRKRMLMLLMGLFIAGNLLSAVAPAFGVMVAGRVVASLAHGAFFGIGSVVAAELVAPEKKAGAIATMFSGLTVANVVGVPLGTFVGQAIGWRFTFVIVAALGVVGLVGVAKLVPDLPKPEGVSLRHEISAFRNVQVLLAMAMTVLGFGGVFAAITYITPMMTEVAGYSESSVTWLLVLFGLGMVAGNLIGGRFADRALMPMLYVSLGALALVLAVFTLTAHNKIASAVTIVLIGALGFATVPPLQKRVLDQASGAPTLASAVNIGAFNLGNALAAWFGGIVISAGFGYTAPNWVGAVLAASALVLAFLSAALERRSPAPTKVVTGATPMPEPAVAAHR